A section of the Candidatus Binatia bacterium genome encodes:
- the murI gene encoding glutamate racemase has protein sequence MTRGRRRLEKTPPAEHAIGVFDSGIGGLTVVQQLIRLLPHEDIVYLGDTARTPYGTKSPETICRYAIENAAFLLDKGIKLLVVACNSVSAVALSNLEQELPVPVVGVIAPGAQEAVRRTRNGKIGVIGTEATIASGAYTRALKSLNPDLEIYTRACPLFVPLAEEGWVNNEVARSAARRYLASLRRSGIDTLVLGCTHYPLLAPVIHEILGPGVSLVDSAGTTAQAVRRLLQRRQLLRRNGAGTMSFFVTDAPERFIKVGSLFLGQPVESAVRLER, from the coding sequence ATGACGCGCGGACGACGTCGCCTCGAAAAAACGCCGCCCGCCGAGCACGCCATTGGGGTGTTCGATTCTGGGATCGGGGGACTCACGGTAGTGCAGCAGCTCATTCGTTTGCTGCCCCACGAGGACATTGTGTACCTCGGGGATACGGCCAGAACCCCGTACGGTACCAAGTCGCCGGAAACCATCTGCCGCTACGCAATCGAAAACGCTGCTTTTCTGCTGGACAAGGGCATCAAACTCCTCGTCGTCGCCTGCAACAGTGTTTCGGCCGTCGCGCTGAGCAATCTCGAACAAGAGCTTCCGGTCCCAGTCGTTGGTGTGATTGCGCCCGGCGCGCAAGAAGCGGTGCGCCGCACCCGTAATGGGAAAATCGGTGTCATCGGCACCGAGGCCACCATCGCCAGCGGCGCCTATACTCGAGCGTTGAAAAGCCTGAATCCGGACCTGGAAATTTACACACGCGCCTGCCCCCTGTTCGTCCCCTTGGCGGAGGAAGGTTGGGTCAACAACGAAGTGGCGCGATCGGCCGCGCGCCGCTACCTCGCAAGCCTGCGCCGCAGTGGCATCGACACCCTGGTGCTGGGTTGCACGCACTACCCACTGCTCGCCCCGGTCATTCACGAGATTCTCGGTCCTGGCGTTTCCCTCGTCGACTCGGCCGGCACCACCGCCCAAGCTGTGCGCCGCTTGCTGCAACGGCGCCAACTGTTGCGCAGGAACGGAGCAGGCACGATGAGCTTTTTTGTGACCGACGCACCTGAACGGTTCATCAAGGTGGGAAGCCTATTCCTCGGGCAGCCGGTGGAATCCGCAGTCCGGCTGGAACGCTGA